The Polyangiaceae bacterium genome includes a region encoding these proteins:
- the tkt gene encoding transketolase gives MSSAFETAVKTVRFLSVDAVEKANSGHPGTPMALAGIGVELFTRTLRYVPTEPDWPNRDRFVLSAGHASMLLYSLLHLAGYDLSLDQLKAFRQWGSKTPGHPEVGHTPGVETTTGPLGQGVGNAVGLALAGKMMGARVNEPGDALIDYRVFAIAGDGDMMEGVASEAASIAGHLGLDNLVLIYDDNKITIDGSTALSFSEDVGKRFEAYGWFVQHTDGHDPDAVRSALDAAIAEAKRPSLIVARTHIAIGAPTKQDTSAAHGAPLGKDEIAGAKQKADWPQEPFHVPAGATEPFRAHVAQNEKLLADWKARVARLSGSRAELWKKLTTRAVPGNLLDELTKLVDGKADATRSLAAKLEQKVAELVPALVGGSADLAESCKTTIKGSGEVQRGEFAGRNLCFGIREHGMGAVANGLALSGFFLPFGSTFLVFSDYMRPSVRLSALMEQPAIWIYTHDSVLLGEDGPTHQPIEHVAALRLIPNLDVVRPADGLECSAAWAHAVSRKNGPTAIVLSRQKTAALSRPAGFDARQILRGAYVLDDATDPNLVLIATGSEVGVAVEAKKLLGETFRVRVVSAPCWEAFMRAPASEQAAVLGAGIPRVSIEAGRTSLWRAVTGEAGLAIGIDRFGASAPAERIADELGLTPAKVAEAIRSHFA, from the coding sequence ATGTCGAGCGCCTTCGAGACCGCAGTCAAGACCGTTCGTTTCCTGTCAGTGGACGCCGTCGAGAAGGCGAATTCAGGTCACCCCGGGACGCCGATGGCGCTGGCGGGGATCGGCGTCGAGCTCTTCACGCGCACCCTGCGCTACGTGCCGACGGAGCCCGACTGGCCGAACCGAGATCGCTTCGTGCTCTCGGCGGGCCACGCCTCGATGCTGCTCTACTCGCTCCTGCACCTGGCGGGCTACGACCTCTCGCTCGATCAGCTGAAGGCCTTCCGTCAGTGGGGCAGCAAGACGCCAGGGCACCCGGAGGTCGGGCACACGCCGGGAGTCGAGACCACCACGGGCCCCCTCGGGCAAGGCGTGGGTAACGCCGTGGGCCTGGCGCTCGCCGGCAAGATGATGGGCGCGCGGGTGAACGAGCCGGGCGATGCGCTGATCGACTACCGCGTGTTCGCCATCGCCGGCGACGGCGACATGATGGAGGGCGTGGCGAGCGAGGCCGCCAGCATCGCGGGGCACTTGGGCCTCGACAACCTGGTGCTGATCTACGACGACAACAAGATCACCATCGACGGCTCGACGGCGCTTTCGTTCAGCGAGGACGTCGGCAAGCGCTTCGAGGCCTACGGCTGGTTCGTGCAGCACACCGACGGGCACGACCCCGACGCGGTGCGCTCGGCCCTCGACGCCGCCATCGCGGAGGCGAAGCGCCCGAGCCTGATCGTCGCGCGCACGCACATCGCCATCGGCGCGCCGACCAAGCAGGACACTTCGGCGGCTCACGGCGCGCCGCTCGGCAAGGACGAGATCGCCGGCGCCAAGCAGAAGGCCGACTGGCCCCAGGAGCCGTTCCACGTGCCGGCCGGTGCCACCGAGCCGTTCCGGGCGCACGTGGCGCAGAACGAGAAGCTCCTCGCGGACTGGAAGGCGCGCGTCGCCAGGCTCTCCGGCTCCCGCGCGGAGCTCTGGAAGAAGCTGACGACGCGCGCGGTTCCGGGGAACCTGCTCGACGAGCTTACGAAGCTGGTGGACGGCAAGGCTGACGCGACTCGCTCGCTCGCGGCCAAGCTCGAGCAGAAGGTGGCGGAGCTGGTGCCGGCGCTGGTGGGCGGCTCGGCGGATCTCGCCGAGAGCTGCAAGACCACCATCAAAGGCAGCGGCGAGGTGCAGCGTGGCGAGTTCGCCGGACGCAACCTCTGCTTCGGCATCCGCGAGCACGGCATGGGCGCGGTGGCGAACGGGCTGGCGCTGTCCGGCTTCTTCTTGCCCTTCGGCTCGACCTTCCTGGTGTTCAGCGACTACATGCGGCCGAGCGTCCGGCTCTCGGCGTTGATGGAGCAGCCGGCGATCTGGATCTACACGCACGACTCCGTGCTGCTCGGCGAGGACGGACCGACCCACCAGCCCATCGAGCACGTCGCGGCGCTGCGCCTGATCCCCAACCTGGACGTGGTACGGCCGGCGGACGGCCTGGAGTGCTCGGCCGCCTGGGCCCACGCCGTGTCGCGGAAGAACGGCCCCACCGCCATCGTGCTCTCCCGGCAGAAGACCGCAGCACTGAGCCGCCCGGCCGGCTTCGACGCCAGGCAGATCCTGCGGGGCGCGTACGTCCTCGACGACGCGACCGACCCGAACCTGGTGTTGATCGCGACCGGGAGCGAGGTCGGCGTCGCCGTGGAGGCGAAGAAGCTCCTCGGGGAGACCTTCCGCGTGCGCGTGGTGAGCGCACCGTGCTGGGAGGCCTTCATGCGGGCGCCGGCGAGCGAGCAGGCGGCGGTGCTCGGGGCGGGGATCCCGCGCGTCAGCATCGAGGCCGGGCGCACCAGCCTCTGGCGCGCGGTCACCGGCGAGGCGGGGCTCGCGATCGGCATCGACCGCTTCGGGGCGTCGGCGCCGGCGGAGCGCATCGCCGACGAGCTCGGGCTCACGCCGGCGAAGGTGGCCGAAGCCATCCGGTCGCACTTCGCCTGA
- a CDS encoding DUF433 domain-containing protein — translation MASMSLPIVLVPHPHVRVDAKVLGGSPHVADTRIPVRRLYAFYKNGARVETILKRYPQLDPAKVFDALAFALDNLEVIEADLELEREMLERTGARAPGSRNPAQVELPFGEPVPATLPAARSRGRGGSGQRSR, via the coding sequence GTGGCATCCATGAGCCTGCCGATCGTCCTGGTTCCGCATCCGCACGTGCGCGTCGACGCGAAGGTCCTCGGCGGGAGCCCGCACGTCGCCGACACGCGGATCCCGGTGCGCCGCCTCTACGCCTTCTACAAGAACGGCGCGCGGGTCGAGACCATCCTGAAGCGCTACCCGCAGCTCGATCCAGCCAAGGTCTTCGACGCGCTGGCCTTCGCGCTCGACAACCTCGAGGTCATCGAGGCGGACCTCGAGCTCGAACGCGAGATGCTCGAGCGCACCGGTGCGCGTGCTCCCGGCAGCCGCAATCCGGCCCAGGTCGAGCTGCCGTTCGGCGAGCCGGTTCCGGCCACGCTCCCTGCCGCCCGGTCGCGAGGCCGGGGGGGCAGCGGGCAGCGCTCCAGGTAG